The Litchfieldia alkalitelluris genome has a window encoding:
- the cbpB gene encoding cyclic-di-AMP-binding protein CbpB produces MKSLQRDGFSEKNLKEILIFSDKVAHVQMGNNLEHALLVLTKTGYTAVPVLDPYYKLHGLISSTTILDSILGLERIEFERLENMKVEEVMIREIPRLFIHDSLEKGLDLLVDHPFVCVENEEHVFEGILTRRAILKLLKKELQKNSNSNYSLDL; encoded by the coding sequence GTGAAGAGTCTTCAAAGAGATGGGTTTTCAGAAAAAAACCTAAAAGAAATTCTTATTTTTTCTGATAAGGTAGCGCATGTCCAGATGGGAAATAATCTTGAGCATGCATTATTAGTACTTACAAAAACAGGTTATACTGCGGTACCGGTTTTAGATCCGTATTATAAGTTACATGGTTTAATTAGTTCAACGACTATCTTGGATTCAATCCTTGGGTTAGAACGCATTGAATTTGAACGTTTAGAAAACATGAAGGTTGAGGAGGTTATGATTAGAGAAATTCCAAGATTGTTCATACACGATTCTTTAGAGAAGGGACTTGATTTATTAGTCGATCATCCTTTTGTTTGTGTAGAGAATGAAGAACATGTATTTGAAGGAATTCTAACAAGAAGAGCTATTCTAAAATTACTAAAAAAAGAATTGCAAAAAAATAGTAATAGTAATTACAGTTTGGATTTGTAA
- a CDS encoding LysR family transcriptional regulator, with protein sequence MQFSEFELLVVLDSEMNMRKAAEKLFVSQPALSQRLQSIEKSWNTKIFVRSQKGLTPTPAGEKIIEFAKEVVEKEEKIREQIQSLDHEVHGTLKIACASIIGQNWLPQVLKRYVTKYPQARISLITGWSSEILKNLYDDTVHIGIIRGNPDWKGVKKHLITDTMYLVDTEINSIEQVLETDRPFIQFRSDSTYYQEIQEWWHRTFQTVPKRTIIVDQIETCKQMTLNGIGYAILPSITLNQDDSQIYKIPLLNELNEPMKRDTWLIGYESSFELKQVKAFIDIIQETFK encoded by the coding sequence GTGCAATTTTCTGAGTTTGAATTGTTAGTTGTTTTAGATTCTGAAATGAATATGAGAAAAGCGGCTGAAAAACTATTTGTGTCTCAACCAGCATTATCTCAACGTCTTCAATCCATTGAAAAATCATGGAATACAAAAATATTTGTAAGATCGCAAAAGGGGTTAACTCCTACTCCAGCTGGGGAGAAAATTATTGAATTTGCTAAAGAGGTTGTTGAAAAAGAAGAGAAAATCCGAGAGCAAATACAGTCATTAGACCATGAGGTTCACGGAACATTGAAGATTGCATGTGCATCGATAATTGGTCAGAACTGGTTGCCTCAAGTCCTAAAAAGATATGTGACAAAATATCCTCAGGCTAGGATATCACTTATTACTGGTTGGAGTAGTGAGATACTAAAAAATCTATATGATGATACAGTCCATATTGGAATTATCCGTGGTAATCCTGATTGGAAGGGTGTTAAAAAACATTTAATAACAGATACCATGTATCTGGTAGATACTGAAATTAATTCAATAGAGCAGGTATTAGAAACTGACCGTCCATTTATTCAGTTTAGAAGTGATTCTACTTATTATCAAGAAATACAAGAGTGGTGGCATCGAACTTTTCAGACGGTCCCCAAAAGGACTATCATAGTCGATCAAATTGAAACCTGTAAACAGATGACTTTAAATGGTATAGGTTATGCAATCCTACCCTCAATAACACTTAATCAGGATGATTCGCAAATATATAAAATACCTTTGCTAAATGAGTTAAATGAACCAATGAAACGAGATACATGGTTAATTGGGTATGAATCATCATTTGAATTAAAACAGGTTAAAGCTTTTATCGATATTATTCAAGAAACCTTTAAATAG
- a CDS encoding YueI family protein, with amino-acid sequence MAENIDDYLERGMYGAKEIKSDERQIFLTTIRERVILALTNGQVMKSKVYEPIKALIKQYPDCQLLLDGELSYSYLSKYVKIANSLNIPFTIVDDVQNTTKIGLVLASKTAVNRDNIYVSSDVF; translated from the coding sequence ATGGCTGAAAATATAGATGATTACCTTGAACGTGGTATGTACGGTGCGAAAGAGATAAAATCTGATGAACGTCAGATATTTCTCACAACTATTAGAGAAAGAGTAATCCTAGCGCTTACTAATGGTCAGGTTATGAAGTCGAAAGTATACGAGCCAATTAAGGCGTTGATAAAGCAATATCCTGATTGTCAACTGTTATTAGATGGAGAATTAAGTTATTCATATCTTTCTAAATATGTAAAAATTGCCAATTCATTAAATATACCTTTTACAATTGTTGATGATGTTCAAAATACAACAAAAATCGGTCTAGTTTTAGCGAGTAAAACTGCTGTGAATCGCGATAATATATATGTAAGTAGTGATGTTTTTTAA
- a CDS encoding YkuS family protein yields MAKIGVEGSLTDVQQALQEKGYEVVQLRQENDAQGCDCCVITGLDSNVMGMADSVIKGPVIEANGLTAEEICQQVENRVGQ; encoded by the coding sequence ATGGCGAAAATTGGTGTTGAAGGATCATTAACAGACGTTCAGCAAGCACTTCAAGAAAAAGGTTATGAAGTTGTTCAGCTTCGTCAAGAAAATGATGCGCAAGGCTGTGATTGTTGTGTCATCACAGGATTAGATTCAAATGTTATGGGAATGGCTGATTCAGTAATTAAAGGGCCTGTAATTGAAGCAAATGGTCTAACTGCTGAAGAAATTTGTCAACAGGTAGAAAACAGAGTAGGTCAATAA
- a CDS encoding YkuJ family protein has translation MSQLQGIISRLISLQENANGGEPPQRFFEVNGERICSVKYFDKTSTFELEVYTQGEKPKTFQFDNIDMIAIEIFDLLN, from the coding sequence ATGTCGCAATTACAAGGTATTATATCACGTCTCATTAGTTTACAGGAAAACGCAAATGGAGGGGAGCCACCGCAACGTTTTTTTGAAGTGAATGGTGAGAGAATTTGTAGTGTGAAATATTTTGACAAAACAAGTACATTTGAACTTGAGGTATACACACAAGGTGAGAAACCAAAAACGTTTCAATTCGATAATATAGACATGATTGCTATTGAGATATTTGACCTACTCAATTAA
- a CDS encoding ribonuclease H-like YkuK family protein, giving the protein MSDSFRFYNVSESNMKIQDVIDRLKNFIIKDPRTQYVLSIGTDSQVHQEETRFITAIHLHRVGKGAWGGLKNNIIKRPITSVREKISIETSLSQEVAYLFTTEYLMELMDLLIPYTDDGADLTLEIHLDIGKRGVTKDLITEMMGRITAMGLEAKIKPDSYAAFSYANRYTK; this is encoded by the coding sequence ATGAGCGATTCCTTTAGGTTTTATAATGTTTCAGAAAGTAATATGAAAATCCAAGATGTAATAGATCGTTTGAAGAATTTTATTATAAAAGATCCCAGGACCCAGTATGTTTTATCTATTGGGACTGATTCTCAGGTTCATCAAGAGGAAACAAGATTTATTACAGCAATCCATTTGCATAGAGTAGGGAAAGGTGCATGGGGGGGCTTAAAAAATAACATCATCAAAAGACCAATAACTAGTGTACGTGAAAAGATTTCTATTGAAACGTCATTAAGTCAAGAAGTTGCTTATTTATTTACGACTGAATATTTAATGGAACTTATGGATTTATTGATTCCATATACGGATGACGGAGCTGATTTAACGTTAGAAATCCATCTTGATATAGGTAAACGTGGTGTAACAAAGGATCTTATCACTGAAATGATGGGAAGAATAACAGCAATGGGTCTTGAGGCTAAAATTAAACCTGATTCATATGCAGCATTTAGTTATGCAAATAGATATACAAAGTGA
- a CDS encoding DUF3993 domain-containing protein: MSKLINSIIILHLVLLLGFGGLVNAANDREMTREDTFKLLDNAFNAQLSLSEKLRNLEEINRILNSYFIKDYTELFLKENLFEEKDGYIVYGSDFAPYYIPYFSYTPETKIIHDAQKDKYYVYEHFDESSEGPVNYEDHYATVTLQYTNDTWKISELTIDQSLNSEILELEKQENATEVKTAEMARKSEHTITNKVFRLFSSSGYSILEMEYPNQHYMNMMVYLY, translated from the coding sequence TTGAGCAAATTGATAAATAGCATCATAATCTTACATCTAGTTTTACTTCTTGGATTCGGCGGGCTTGTTAATGCTGCTAATGATCGAGAAATGACTAGAGAAGATACCTTTAAGTTACTGGATAATGCTTTTAATGCCCAACTATCTCTTAGTGAGAAATTGAGAAATCTAGAAGAAATTAATCGCATTTTGAATTCTTATTTTATCAAAGATTATACTGAACTGTTTTTAAAGGAAAACTTATTTGAAGAAAAAGACGGATATATCGTTTACGGTTCGGATTTTGCGCCATATTATATTCCTTATTTTTCCTATACTCCAGAAACGAAGATCATACATGATGCACAGAAAGATAAATATTATGTTTATGAGCACTTTGATGAAAGTTCAGAAGGTCCTGTGAATTATGAAGATCATTATGCAACAGTTACTTTGCAATACACAAATGATACTTGGAAAATTTCAGAACTAACAATCGACCAGAGTCTTAATAGTGAAATTTTAGAGTTAGAAAAACAAGAAAATGCAACTGAGGTAAAGACCGCAGAAATGGCTCGGAAATCAGAACATACTATAACAAATAAAGTCTTTCGCTTGTTTTCCTCTAGTGGTTACTCTATTTTAGAAATGGAATATCCCAATCAACATTATATGAATATGATGGTTTACTTATATTAG
- the dapD gene encoding 2,3,4,5-tetrahydropyridine-2,6-dicarboxylate N-acetyltransferase: MKMMDANEIISFIQNSVKSTPVKVYVKGDLAGLDFGANSKTFITGNTGIVFGEWKDIQATLEANSTQIEDYVVENDRRNSAIPLLDLKGIKARIEPGAIIRDQVEIGDNAVIMMGASINIGAVIGEGTMIDMNAVLGGRATVGKNCHVGAGAVLAGVIEPPSAQPVILEDDVLIGANAVVLEGVRVGKGAVVAAGAIVIEDVPPNTVVAGTPARVIKEIDEKTKSKTEIKQELRQLNEE; encoded by the coding sequence ATGAAAATGATGGATGCAAATGAAATTATCTCATTTATTCAAAATAGTGTTAAATCAACACCTGTTAAGGTATATGTTAAAGGTGATTTAGCAGGTTTAGATTTTGGTGCAAACTCCAAAACATTTATTACAGGAAACACTGGTATCGTTTTTGGGGAGTGGAAGGATATTCAAGCTACACTTGAAGCTAATTCTACACAAATTGAAGATTACGTAGTTGAAAATGACCGTAGAAATTCAGCAATTCCTTTATTAGATCTAAAAGGAATCAAAGCGCGTATCGAGCCTGGTGCAATTATTCGAGATCAAGTAGAAATTGGCGATAATGCGGTTATTATGATGGGTGCTTCAATCAATATCGGAGCTGTTATTGGTGAAGGTACAATGATCGACATGAATGCTGTCTTAGGCGGACGCGCAACAGTAGGTAAAAATTGTCATGTAGGAGCTGGAGCTGTATTGGCTGGTGTGATTGAGCCACCATCTGCTCAGCCTGTAATTCTTGAAGATGATGTATTAATCGGAGCAAATGCGGTTGTACTTGAAGGTGTTAGAGTTGGAAAGGGCGCAGTTGTTGCTGCAGGTGCAATTGTAATCGAAGATGTCCCACCAAATACCGTTGTGGCTGGAACGCCAGCTCGTGTTATCAAAGAAATTGACGAAAAAACTAAATCTAAGACTGAAATTAAACAAGAACTTCGTCAGTTAAATGAAGAATAA
- a CDS encoding mechanosensitive ion channel family protein, protein MFGETFNFEKLDFELLLTTIGILGLKLLGIFIVFLIVKSIGNRVIRRSFEKVVKRDDISLGRAKTLESLSLNIFSYVLFFIFIVMVFEIFNYDATALLAGAGVIGLAIGFGAQGLVSDVVTGFFLLLEKQIDVDDYVTTAGYSGIVESVGLRTTQIRGFDGTLHFLPNRQISSLSNHSRGNMRALVDIGISYDDDIDQAINILQNTCDKIAAEDESIKEGPNVIGVQSLGSSDVVIRIIAKTDNMGQWAVERKLRKALKEALDSNGIEIPFPHQVYIEKKSE, encoded by the coding sequence TTGTTTGGAGAGACATTTAACTTTGAAAAACTAGACTTTGAACTACTTCTGACCACAATTGGAATTCTAGGTTTAAAACTATTGGGAATTTTTATAGTTTTTTTAATTGTTAAGAGTATAGGAAATCGAGTTATCAGGAGATCTTTTGAAAAAGTTGTTAAGCGCGATGACATTTCGCTGGGAAGAGCTAAAACACTAGAAAGTCTTAGTTTAAATATTTTTTCATATGTCCTATTTTTTATTTTTATTGTAATGGTATTTGAAATCTTCAACTATGATGCCACTGCATTACTTGCAGGAGCTGGTGTTATTGGCTTAGCAATTGGATTTGGAGCACAAGGACTTGTAAGTGATGTTGTCACAGGTTTCTTTCTCCTATTAGAAAAACAAATTGATGTTGATGATTATGTAACAACAGCAGGATATTCTGGTATTGTTGAATCTGTTGGTCTAAGAACAACTCAAATAAGGGGTTTTGATGGAACTCTTCATTTTTTACCTAACCGACAAATTTCCAGTCTAAGTAACCATTCAAGAGGCAACATGAGAGCCTTGGTGGATATAGGAATATCATATGATGATGACATTGATCAAGCAATAAATATATTACAAAATACTTGTGACAAAATTGCCGCTGAAGATGAGTCAATTAAAGAAGGGCCTAATGTTATTGGGGTACAATCTCTCGGCTCCTCTGATGTTGTTATCAGAATTATTGCCAAAACAGACAACATGGGGCAATGGGCTGTTGAAAGAAAACTACGTAAAGCTCTTAAGGAGGCGCTCGATTCTAATGGAATTGAGATACCATTTCCTCACCAAGTATATATCGAAAAAAAATCAGAATAA
- a CDS encoding MDR family MFS transporter yields MKNGQGGNVQVNNKLIKKTRRPLVLAAVMLAMFMAAIEATIVSTAMPAIVADLGGFSLYSWVFSAYLLMNAVTVLIYGKLSDLFGRKPILTFGIIVFLIGSFLCGIAPTMEWLILFRFIQGFGAGAVMPIASTIVGDMYTKEERAKIQGYLSSVWGISAVMGPALGGILVEYISWRYVFWINIPIGIITIIVLGLYLHEGIEKKKHNIDYLGAGLLFISISSLMVILVEGGVHLPWTSMTIILLSVLFLSTLIGFVFQERRAIEPMMPFSIWKERSIFIANAASLTTGVMLIGISSFLPAFVQGVMERSPMIAGFTLTTMSIGWPIAATIAGRLLLSIGYRVTSLIGGVALIVGSIVFVTLSPEDGPVWAAFGSFLIGLGMGLTTTSFIVSIQSTVSWKVRGIATASNMFMRNLGSTIGAALLGGILNSSLQSYISSKGLEDEISIDTTNVLLNEEQRNALSGPVKSVLQDGLTLSLNYVYWGVLTFAILSVIFIFFLPKGERELE; encoded by the coding sequence ATGAAGAACGGACAAGGGGGAAATGTTCAAGTAAACAATAAATTGATTAAGAAAACCAGACGACCATTAGTTTTAGCTGCAGTTATGTTAGCAATGTTTATGGCAGCAATAGAAGCAACAATTGTTTCAACAGCAATGCCTGCGATTGTTGCAGATTTAGGCGGATTTAGTTTATATAGTTGGGTCTTTTCTGCTTATCTATTAATGAATGCAGTGACAGTCTTAATATATGGTAAGCTCTCGGATTTGTTTGGAAGAAAACCGATTCTTACATTCGGTATTATTGTGTTTTTAATCGGCTCTTTTTTATGTGGAATCGCACCAACAATGGAATGGTTAATTTTGTTTCGTTTTATACAAGGATTTGGTGCAGGTGCTGTAATGCCAATTGCTTCAACCATTGTTGGTGATATGTATACAAAGGAAGAACGAGCGAAAATCCAAGGATATTTATCAAGTGTGTGGGGAATCTCGGCTGTTATGGGACCTGCTCTTGGTGGTATTTTAGTAGAGTATATCTCATGGAGATATGTCTTTTGGATTAACATCCCAATTGGAATTATTACGATCATTGTATTAGGTTTATATCTACATGAAGGTATAGAAAAGAAAAAGCATAATATTGATTATTTAGGTGCAGGACTACTGTTTATTTCTATTAGTTCTTTAATGGTTATTCTTGTTGAAGGTGGTGTTCATTTGCCTTGGACATCAATGACAATTATTTTACTTAGCGTCCTTTTCCTAAGCACTTTAATTGGGTTTGTTTTTCAAGAAAGACGTGCAATTGAGCCAATGATGCCCTTTTCGATTTGGAAAGAACGCTCTATTTTTATTGCCAATGCTGCATCACTTACTACTGGTGTTATGCTTATCGGGATATCGAGTTTTTTGCCGGCCTTTGTACAAGGAGTTATGGAGAGATCTCCGATGATTGCAGGATTTACGTTAACGACGATGTCTATAGGGTGGCCCATAGCTGCGACAATTGCAGGTAGACTTTTATTAAGTATAGGATATAGGGTTACTTCCTTAATTGGTGGAGTCGCATTGATAGTTGGAAGTATTGTTTTTGTAACTCTATCACCTGAAGATGGACCGGTTTGGGCAGCGTTTGGTTCATTCTTGATTGGATTGGGCATGGGATTAACTACAACCTCTTTTATTGTCTCAATACAAAGTACCGTCAGCTGGAAGGTCCGTGGTATAGCAACAGCATCTAATATGTTTATGCGAAACTTAGGTAGTACAATTGGTGCAGCGTTACTAGGCGGAATTCTCAATAGCAGTTTACAATCTTACATTTCTTCAAAAGGTTTAGAAGATGAAATATCTATTGATACGACAAATGTGTTACTTAATGAAGAGCAAAGAAACGCTTTATCAGGACCAGTGAAATCTGTATTACAAGATGGTTTAACTCTTTCGCTAAACTATGTGTATTGGGGAGTTCTTACTTTTGCCATCCTTAGTGTTATTTTTATATTTTTTTTACCAAAGGGAGAGCGGGAATTAGAATAG
- a CDS encoding N-acetyldiaminopimelate deacetylase, producing the protein MMTNPFVKIRRELHQIPELGFQEYKTQAYLLNYIQSLPQEKIEIKTWKTGIFVLIKGTNPTKTIGYRADIDGLPITEETGYEFSSIHNGRMHACGHDFHMSIALGVLTNVIHQPVKDNLLFIFQPAEEGPGGALPMLQSEIMREWKPDLVIGLHIAPDYPVGTIATREGLLFANTSELYIDFIGKGGHAAYPHQTNDMIVAACSLVTQLQSIISRNVDPLDSAVITVGKITGGTVQNIIAETARLEGTIRTLSVESMVKVKERIEALVKGVEVGYQCKTLIDYGAMYHQVFNHSGLTREFMEFVSEQDQATLVECREAMTGEDFGYMIKDIPGFMFWLGVDSSYGLHHSKLLPNEDAIEMGINLLTKYIQYKGN; encoded by the coding sequence CTGATGACCAACCCATTTGTGAAGATACGACGCGAGTTGCATCAAATTCCAGAACTAGGCTTTCAGGAATATAAAACACAAGCATACTTATTAAATTATATTCAATCCTTACCACAGGAAAAGATAGAAATAAAAACTTGGAAGACAGGAATTTTCGTCCTAATTAAGGGGACAAATCCAACCAAAACAATTGGGTATCGAGCTGACATTGATGGATTACCTATCACTGAAGAAACGGGATATGAATTTTCCTCTATTCATAATGGTAGAATGCATGCGTGTGGTCATGATTTTCATATGAGCATTGCTTTAGGTGTGTTAACCAATGTTATCCACCAACCAGTTAAAGATAACCTTCTTTTTATTTTTCAGCCTGCTGAAGAAGGACCAGGAGGTGCTTTACCAATGTTACAAAGCGAGATAATGAGGGAATGGAAACCAGATCTAGTGATTGGCCTTCATATAGCTCCAGATTATCCTGTTGGAACAATTGCTACTAGGGAAGGCTTGTTATTTGCTAACACCTCTGAGTTGTATATTGATTTTATTGGTAAAGGTGGTCATGCTGCATACCCTCACCAAACCAATGATATGATTGTTGCAGCTTGTTCACTTGTTACACAACTTCAATCAATCATCTCAAGAAATGTAGACCCATTGGATAGCGCTGTTATTACAGTAGGGAAAATTACAGGTGGAACTGTTCAAAACATCATTGCTGAAACAGCTAGACTCGAAGGTACAATTAGAACTCTTTCAGTTGAATCTATGGTTAAGGTAAAAGAGAGAATTGAAGCGTTAGTCAAGGGCGTCGAAGTAGGATATCAATGTAAAACACTGATTGATTACGGGGCAATGTATCACCAAGTGTTTAATCACTCTGGATTAACAAGGGAGTTTATGGAGTTTGTTTCTGAGCAAGATCAAGCTACTTTAGTTGAATGTCGCGAGGCAATGACTGGAGAGGATTTTGGCTATATGATTAAAGATATACCAGGTTTTATGTTTTGGCTAGGTGTAGATAGTTCATACGGCTTACATCATTCTAAGCTACTACCAAATGAGGATGCGATCGAAATGGGCATTAATCTATTGACCAAGTATATCCAGTATAAAGGTAATTAA
- the abbA gene encoding antirepressor AbbA, producing MRVLNSAILTDEEKESLLSIVFSQNYALELVRCELADIENGDKMVSREVYREIANLYDKLDDGIIKPT from the coding sequence ATGAGGGTTTTAAACAGTGCCATTTTAACTGATGAAGAAAAAGAAAGCCTATTAAGTATCGTGTTTAGTCAAAACTATGCACTTGAGCTAGTTAGATGCGAATTGGCAGACATTGAGAATGGCGATAAGATGGTTTCTAGAGAGGTATATCGCGAAATAGCTAATTTATATGATAAATTAGACGACGGTATAATTAAACCTACATAA